A DNA window from Candidatus Taylorbacteria bacterium contains the following coding sequences:
- a CDS encoding prepilin-type N-terminal cleavage/methylation domain-containing protein, translating to MKSKMQKRFSRVTCYRLHVTYSRGFTLIEVLVTIAILLIIAVPIAYFQRDVLVNNRTSDESLQSIAAARVIVRTMVKELRGVAPGNDGSYAVQQAATSSIIFYSDTNDDGLKEKIRYYRSGTTLMKGTIKPTGSPLVYVQGNETTSVLMYNIRNAPSAPLFEYFDSTYDGTNPPLAQPVAVAQVRLLKISLSIDSNPNSLPPAELYTSQVMFRNLKDNL from the coding sequence ATGAAATCAAAAATGCAAAAAAGATTTTCTCGTGTTACATGTTACAGGTTACATGTTACATATTCCCGTGGCTTCACCCTCATTGAAGTGCTCGTAACCATCGCCATACTCCTCATTATTGCCGTTCCTATCGCGTATTTCCAAAGAGATGTCTTGGTAAATAACAGGACTTCTGATGAATCGCTCCAATCAATCGCCGCCGCGCGTGTCATTGTCCGGACAATGGTAAAAGAGCTTCGGGGCGTCGCGCCCGGAAATGACGGCTCATACGCGGTTCAGCAGGCGGCAACGAGCAGTATCATTTTTTACAGCGACACGAACGATGACGGTTTGAAAGAAAAAATTCGCTACTATCGCTCCGGCACGACGCTCATGAAAGGCACGATCAAGCCCACAGGCTCTCCGCTCGTCTATGTTCAAGGCAATGAAACGACCTCTGTTTTGATGTATAATATCCGCAATGCCCCATCGGCTCCCTTATTCGAGTATTTTGATTCGACTTATGATGGAACCAATCCACCGCTTGCACAACCTGTAGCAGTTGCGCAAGTTCGGCTTTTAAAAATAAGCCTTTCGATTGATTCAAATCCAAATTCTCTCCCTCCCGCAGAACTCTATACTTCTCAAGTGATGTTTCGAAATCTAAAAGATAATCTATGA
- a CDS encoding prepilin-type N-terminal cleavage/methylation domain-containing protein, producing the protein MKSKMQKRFSRVTCYKLHVTYSRGFTLIEMLVGIAIFTVIFISIYQVYVSLFSFISLNQYKILALNLGNEQIEIARNLAYSDVGVVDSIPDGKIPHIQSLNRGGKAFTVTTTIRNIDLPFDGTIGGSPNDLSPADNKQIEVEITCPTCKNLSPLTLTATIAPKNLETASTNGALFIKVFDANGIALAGASVHVVNAVPNPDIVIDDVTNTSGMLQIVDAPPGVEAYEITVTKTGYSSDRTYLTGASGNPTPSKPHATVLLGQVTQVSFSIDRTSVVSMKSVTPLCVPVPDVHFTFSGSKTIGPGVLKYSANLATNGSGTYTNNALEWDTYTIVGTDATNDIVGINPLNPVAVNPGSAVDVSLTVVPVNPKSLLVTVKDSATELPVTGATVTLTKSPSYDSEQITGSGYINQTDWSGGSGQDLFTDPLQYMGSDGNIETSSPGGEIKLKNLFGTYKTSGTLESSTFDTGSPSNFYNLKWIPTDEPIPAGPNSVRFQFASTSTLPFSGWEYKGPDGTSGTYYTSSNTSLSSVHTGDRYARYKVFLSTDDTAFTPNISDIAFTFTSECTPPGQVVFSGLASGTYHVSVSKSGYSTSELDIPVTLSWQEQDIVLTP; encoded by the coding sequence ATGAAATCAAAAATGCAAAAAAGATTTTCTCGTGTTACATGTTACAAGTTACATGTTACATATTCCCGAGGCTTCACCCTCATCGAAATGCTTGTCGGCATCGCTATTTTCACGGTCATTTTTATTTCCATCTACCAGGTGTATGTCAGTCTTTTCTCTTTCATTAGTTTGAATCAGTACAAAATCTTGGCGCTCAATCTTGGAAATGAGCAGATTGAAATCGCCCGCAATCTGGCCTATTCGGACGTGGGTGTCGTAGATTCAATTCCGGACGGTAAAATTCCGCATATACAAAGTTTGAATCGAGGAGGCAAGGCATTCACCGTAACCACTACGATTCGAAATATTGATTTGCCGTTTGACGGCACAATCGGGGGCTCTCCCAACGACCTTTCTCCCGCGGATAATAAGCAAATTGAAGTTGAAATTACTTGCCCGACGTGCAAAAATCTTTCACCCCTCACTCTTACCGCCACGATTGCTCCAAAAAATCTTGAGACCGCGTCGACGAACGGGGCGCTCTTCATAAAAGTATTTGACGCTAACGGAATTGCGCTTGCCGGCGCATCCGTTCATGTTGTAAATGCCGTGCCTAATCCGGACATCGTGATTGATGACGTGACGAATACAAGTGGCATGCTCCAGATTGTCGATGCGCCTCCCGGAGTTGAAGCCTACGAGATTACTGTGACAAAAACGGGATATTCAAGCGACCGAACGTATCTAACGGGGGCATCCGGAAATCCAACTCCCTCAAAACCTCACGCGACTGTGCTTTTGGGACAGGTAACCCAGGTGAGTTTTTCAATCGACCGGACAAGCGTCGTTTCCATGAAGAGCGTCACTCCACTCTGTGTTCCGGTTCCTGATGTTCATTTCACTTTTTCTGGTTCCAAAACAATCGGGCCAGGAGTTTTAAAATATTCGGCGAATCTGGCGACAAACGGAAGTGGAACCTATACGAATAATGCTTTGGAATGGGACACCTATACGATTGTCGGGACTGATGCGACTAACGACATTGTGGGGATAAATCCTTTGAACCCTGTCGCGGTTAATCCCGGGTCCGCAGTTGACGTTTCTCTCACTGTCGTGCCAGTAAATCCCAAGAGTCTTCTTGTGACTGTAAAAGACAGCGCCACGGAACTTCCGGTTACTGGCGCCACGGTGACTCTCACAAAGAGCCCTTCCTACGATTCGGAGCAAATTACGGGAAGCGGTTACATTAATCAGACCGACTGGTCCGGCGGAAGCGGACAAGATTTGTTCACCGACCCTCTCCAATATATGGGAAGCGACGGCAATATCGAGACGAGTTCGCCTGGAGGAGAGATTAAATTGAAAAATCTTTTTGGCACGTATAAAACGTCGGGCACGCTTGAGTCTTCAACCTTCGACACAGGTTCGCCAAGTAATTTCTACAATCTTAAATGGATTCCGACCGATGAGCCTATTCCCGCGGGACCAAACAGCGTTCGTTTTCAATTTGCTTCCACTTCAACCCTTCCATTTTCTGGATGGGAATATAAGGGTCCCGACGGAACATCGGGCACGTATTATACTTCTTCCAACACATCGCTTTCCTCGGTTCATACGGGGGATAGATATGCGCGCTACAAAGTTTTTCTAAGCACGGATGACACCGCGTTTACTCCAAATATATCCGACATCGCATTTACATTTACTTCAGAATGCACTCCGCCCGGGCAGGTGGTATTTTCGGGCCTTGCATCGGGAACATACCATGTCTCAGTGTCAAAATCAGGATATTCGACATCGGAGTTGGACATACCCGTCACTCTCTCATGGCAGGAGCAGGATATTGTTTTGACTCCTTAA
- the tpiA gene encoding triose-phosphate isomerase produces MQAKKQKIIIGNWKMNPLSIGEAKEIFLGVKKVATSLTNVKTVICPPFVYLSLLNKLYTDEVIAFGAQNVFWDTKGAFTGEISAPMIKSVGGSFVIVGHSERRNMGETDEVVQKKTALALRSGLTAVVCIGEKERDKDGNFFHFLKGQIRESLKGLHKKHLERIVIAYEPIWAINKSDKDAMSPGDLREMAIFIRKNLVDHFKTASAASISILYGGSASSSTAKELVGGGQVDGLLVGHQSLDVTNFSDILKTVNAL; encoded by the coding sequence ATGCAAGCAAAAAAACAAAAAATTATCATCGGCAACTGGAAAATGAACCCGCTTTCTATTGGAGAGGCGAAAGAGATATTTTTAGGAGTAAAGAAGGTGGCGACGTCGCTTACGAATGTAAAAACGGTCATTTGCCCTCCTTTCGTCTACCTTAGTCTCTTGAATAAGCTCTATACAGACGAGGTCATCGCGTTCGGAGCGCAGAACGTCTTTTGGGATACCAAGGGAGCGTTTACCGGAGAGATTTCGGCTCCCATGATAAAGAGCGTGGGCGGGAGTTTTGTCATTGTCGGCCATTCGGAGAGAAGAAATATGGGCGAAACAGATGAGGTAGTGCAGAAAAAAACCGCTTTGGCTCTGCGTTCCGGTCTCACCGCGGTTGTCTGCATTGGAGAGAAAGAGAGGGATAAAGACGGTAACTTTTTTCACTTTCTGAAAGGGCAAATCAGGGAATCTTTGAAAGGGTTGCACAAAAAACATCTCGAGCGTATCGTGATTGCTTATGAGCCGATCTGGGCTATAAACAAGTCCGATAAAGATGCAATGAGTCCGGGAGACCTGCGCGAGATGGCTATTTTCATCCGAAAGAATCTGGTCGATCATTTTAAGACCGCTTCTGCCGCTTCTATCTCGATTTTATACGGCGGGTCCGCTTCAAGCTCGACCGCAAAGGAGCTTGTTGGCGGTGGCCAGGTGGACGGACTTTTAGTCGGGCATCAAAGTCTGGATGTGACAAATTTCTCCGACATATTGAAAACAGTTAACGCACTATAA
- the recJ gene encoding single-stranded-DNA-specific exonuclease RecJ, producing the protein MHYSIRRPLTVDERNRLPHVSDLLAHLLFHRGIVESETANTFLHPDYEAHTHDPFLLKDAEKVADRIIKAIKNSEKTVIYSDYDTDGIPGAVALHDFFKNAGFTNFENYIPHRHDEGFGLNHEAVSKFIADGVKLLVTIDCGIADVGHVELAQKNGIDVIITDHHLPLNSQGESGKQVQILPKAFAIVNPKQADCRYPEKMLCGSGVVYKLIQAILSKERFGMKEGYEKWLLDMVGIATLSDMVPLMGENRVFAHFGLAVLRKSPRVGLTRLLSKLKVEQRHLTEDDIGFTIGPRINAASRMGVPMDAFRLLATRDLAEAELLVAHLDQINNERKGTVAALVKEAKHHILERYGEKPDGVIVVGNPLWKPALVGLAANTCAEEYSTPVFLWGRDGEGVLKGSCRSAGTVHLLNLMQATPEGTFMQFGGHEGSGGFSVALSAIHTLEEKLNVAYRSMKSEKKEEIGYADYELSSDSVNWETYREVEKIAPFGTGNPKPVFIFKKILLADVRQFGKEKNHLEIIFTNSLGKNISAIGFFMSPEAFPVKPEKGSTISLLATMEKSVFRGFPELRLRIVDVV; encoded by the coding sequence ATGCACTATTCTATTCGAAGACCTTTGACTGTGGATGAACGCAACCGACTTCCTCACGTATCGGATTTGCTCGCACATCTTCTCTTTCACCGAGGCATTGTTGAGTCCGAAACGGCGAATACATTTTTACATCCCGACTACGAGGCACATACCCATGACCCATTCCTTTTGAAAGACGCGGAAAAAGTGGCGGATAGAATCATTAAGGCAATAAAAAATAGCGAAAAAACAGTCATCTACAGCGACTACGACACCGATGGCATTCCGGGAGCCGTGGCGCTTCATGATTTTTTTAAAAATGCGGGATTCACGAATTTTGAAAACTATATTCCTCATCGTCACGACGAAGGATTTGGTCTCAATCACGAGGCGGTTTCCAAATTTATCGCAGATGGTGTAAAACTTCTTGTAACGATTGACTGCGGGATTGCGGATGTCGGACATGTGGAGCTCGCTCAAAAAAATGGAATAGATGTCATCATCACCGACCACCATTTGCCCCTCAACTCGCAAGGCGAGTCGGGTAAACAGGTCCAAATTTTACCGAAAGCATTTGCAATCGTGAATCCGAAGCAAGCAGACTGCAGGTATCCGGAAAAAATGCTCTGCGGGTCGGGAGTAGTCTACAAACTTATTCAAGCCATACTTTCCAAAGAGCGTTTTGGAATGAAGGAAGGTTACGAGAAGTGGCTTCTCGATATGGTGGGTATCGCAACCCTTTCCGACATGGTTCCGCTTATGGGTGAGAATAGAGTTTTTGCTCATTTCGGTCTCGCGGTGCTTCGAAAATCTCCCCGGGTCGGTTTGACGAGACTTTTGAGCAAGTTAAAAGTGGAACAGAGGCATCTTACGGAAGACGATATCGGATTTACCATTGGTCCTCGGATAAATGCCGCGTCGAGGATGGGTGTTCCCATGGACGCCTTCAGATTGCTCGCGACCCGCGACCTCGCGGAAGCAGAACTTTTAGTGGCACACCTTGACCAAATTAACAACGAACGAAAGGGAACCGTGGCCGCGCTCGTGAAAGAAGCGAAGCATCACATTCTGGAGCGATACGGAGAAAAGCCTGACGGGGTGATTGTGGTCGGAAATCCTCTTTGGAAGCCCGCTTTGGTTGGACTTGCGGCAAACACCTGCGCGGAGGAATATAGCACTCCTGTTTTTCTTTGGGGTAGGGACGGCGAGGGTGTCTTGAAGGGCTCGTGCAGGTCTGCGGGCACAGTTCATTTGCTGAATCTCATGCAGGCGACTCCGGAAGGAACATTCATGCAGTTTGGCGGACACGAAGGGTCGGGAGGATTTTCAGTGGCATTGTCGGCGATTCACACCCTTGAAGAAAAACTCAATGTTGCCTATCGGAGCATGAAGAGCGAAAAAAAAGAGGAAATTGGATACGCGGACTATGAACTTTCGAGTGACTCGGTCAACTGGGAAACCTATCGGGAGGTGGAAAAAATAGCTCCCTTTGGCACGGGGAATCCGAAGCCCGTTTTCATATTCAAAAAAATTCTGCTTGCTGATGTGCGGCAATTCGGAAAAGAAAAAAATCATCTCGAGATTATTTTTACAAATTCTCTTGGCAAAAACATTTCTGCTATCGGTTTTTTCATGTCCCCGGAAGCATTTCCCGTAAAACCTGAAAAAGGCTCGACTATCTCTCTCCTCGCCACAATGGAAAAATCAGTGTTCCGCGGTTTTCCCGAACTTCGCTTGAGGATTGTTGATGTTGTTTAG
- the pgk gene encoding phosphoglycerate kinase, whose product MEKSVHSLHEAENLKGKIVLLRLDLDVSIQNGKIENDFRLRGGIPTIEYLKKQGAKIVIIGHIESEGVDTLGEIYAYYKKLFPLTFITDPISSLKREQFEAMRESDVVLLENLRKNPGEKKNDPAYVAQLASLGDIYVNDSFAVCHRPHASIIGLPGKLPSFAGFVLENEIKHLSRAFAPKSPFLFILGGAKFDTKLPLVKKFLDIADTIYLCGALANDCWKEQGLSVGISKVSENTYDIGNIVKNRKIILPVDVRVKSKEGSVEIKHPAEVTGEDSIVDAGPESLSDLKKLINTSSFILWNGPLGLYEGGFKESTLAVANMIIESKAESIVGGGDTLSAIDELHLEKKFGFVSTGGGSMLEFLASETLVGIEALKKNVTQDMS is encoded by the coding sequence ATGGAAAAATCTGTGCACTCTCTGCATGAGGCCGAGAATCTAAAAGGAAAAATTGTTTTACTGAGACTTGACCTCGATGTCTCGATTCAGAACGGAAAAATTGAGAATGATTTTCGCTTGAGAGGGGGGATTCCCACAATCGAGTATTTGAAAAAACAGGGCGCAAAAATAGTCATAATCGGCCATATCGAGTCCGAGGGCGTTGATACTCTCGGGGAAATTTATGCCTATTATAAAAAGCTTTTTCCGCTTACCTTCATTACTGACCCCATTTCCTCTTTGAAACGCGAACAGTTTGAAGCGATGCGAGAGAGCGATGTTGTGTTGCTTGAAAATTTGAGAAAAAATCCCGGGGAGAAAAAAAATGACCCCGCATATGTTGCGCAGTTGGCGTCTCTTGGCGATATTTATGTCAACGATTCCTTCGCCGTTTGTCACCGGCCACACGCTTCAATCATCGGCCTTCCGGGGAAACTCCCAAGTTTCGCAGGTTTTGTTTTAGAAAATGAAATTAAACACTTGTCGCGCGCTTTTGCGCCTAAGAGTCCTTTTCTTTTTATTTTAGGCGGAGCGAAGTTTGATACGAAATTGCCGCTTGTAAAGAAATTTTTAGATATCGCGGACACGATTTATCTCTGCGGGGCGCTTGCCAATGACTGCTGGAAAGAGCAAGGTCTTTCCGTCGGAATCTCGAAAGTGTCCGAAAACACCTATGACATAGGAAATATTGTAAAAAATAGAAAAATCATTCTGCCTGTTGATGTGCGGGTAAAAAGCAAAGAGGGCAGTGTAGAGATTAAACATCCGGCTGAAGTTACGGGCGAGGATTCCATCGTAGATGCGGGACCCGAGTCCCTCTCGGATTTGAAGAAACTCATAAACACTTCAAGCTTTATTCTCTGGAACGGGCCGTTGGGTCTCTACGAGGGAGGATTTAAGGAAAGCACGCTTGCGGTTGCCAATATGATTATAGAGAGCAAAGCGGAATCGATAGTGGGCGGGGGAGATACGCTTTCGGCAATCGACGAATTGCATCTCGAAAAAAAATTTGGTTTCGTCTCGACTGGTGGAGGCTCAATGCTCGAGTTTTTGGCGAGCGAGACCTTGGTGGGAATTGAAGCCCTGAAGAAGAATGTAACACAAGACATGTCCTAA
- a CDS encoding viroplasmin family protein has translation MESRQITIFTDGSSRGNPGPGGWGVLIGVRCKVLGVSEEEGKVIELGGREDHTTNNRMELMAAIQALSHLKTLHLSPYTLHLSLYTDSRYIINGITKWVFGWRMNGWKTKEKKDVLNRDLWAQLADLTEGANIEWKYVGGHVGVAGNERTDEIATLFADGEKVNLFSGPMEKYPLKNVLDISGDESKSKSAGEAKNRSKKPAYSYVSMIDRKIEKHQTWKDCEARVKGVSGAKYKKSLSLDDEKRIMEEWQNM, from the coding sequence ATGGAATCAAGACAAATTACCATTTTCACCGACGGGTCTTCTCGCGGAAATCCCGGGCCGGGAGGGTGGGGCGTCCTGATAGGTGTAAGGTGTAAGGTGTTAGGTGTTAGCGAAGAAGAGGGGAAAGTCATCGAGTTGGGGGGCAGAGAGGATCACACAACAAACAACCGCATGGAGCTCATGGCTGCTATCCAAGCTCTTTCTCATCTTAAAACCTTACACCTTTCACCTTACACCTTACACCTCTCCCTCTACACCGACTCCCGCTACATCATAAACGGCATAACCAAATGGGTTTTCGGCTGGAGAATGAACGGATGGAAGACGAAAGAAAAAAAAGATGTTTTGAATCGAGATTTGTGGGCGCAATTGGCGGATTTGACCGAAGGCGCGAACATTGAATGGAAGTATGTTGGCGGGCACGTGGGGGTTGCGGGAAATGAGAGGACGGATGAAATTGCAACGTTATTTGCGGATGGAGAAAAAGTTAATCTTTTTTCTGGACCGATGGAAAAATATCCTTTAAAAAATGTCCTGGATATTTCAGGCGATGAGTCGAAAAGCAAAAGTGCAGGTGAGGCAAAAAATCGATCCAAAAAACCAGCATACTCATACGTGAGTATGATTGACAGAAAGATTGAAAAACATCAAACGTGGAAAGATTGCGAGGCGAGGGTCAAGGGCGTGAGTGGCGCGAAATATAAAAAAAGTTTGAGCTTGGACGATGAGAAAAGAATTATGGAAGAATGGCAGAATATGTAA
- a CDS encoding HIT domain-containing protein, with protein sequence METCIFCKIASREIPATIVYEDKDFLAFLDIHPQSPGHAQVIPKKHYRWVWDVPNTRDYFEVVKKIALAQRKAFDTDFILSRIVGDEIHHAHVWVFPSNKVEGDLMNFDTNAEKIRKNL encoded by the coding sequence ATGGAAACGTGCATCTTCTGCAAAATTGCGAGCCGTGAAATACCTGCAACGATTGTCTACGAGGACAAAGATTTTTTGGCATTCCTCGATATCCATCCACAATCCCCCGGTCACGCGCAAGTAATTCCAAAAAAACATTACCGCTGGGTCTGGGACGTGCCGAACACACGAGACTACTTTGAAGTTGTCAAAAAAATCGCTCTTGCTCAAAGGAAAGCTTTTGACACGGATTTTATTTTAAGCAGAATCGTAGGTGATGAGATTCACCACGCTCACGTCTGGGTCTTCCCAAGCAACAAAGTGGAAGGAGACCTGATGAATTTTGATACCAATGCGGAAAAGATCCGAAAGAATTTGTAA